The following are from one region of the Centropristis striata isolate RG_2023a ecotype Rhode Island chromosome 19, C.striata_1.0, whole genome shotgun sequence genome:
- the ptges gene encoding prostaglandin E synthase has product MPVMIRNEVFSCFVFYGVLLVIKMYVIAIVTGQVRLRKKAFANPEDALRHGGLQFHREDPYVERCRRAHINDMENILPFLFVGAIYSLTGPSLTVARLHFLVFFLGRVLHSIAYLFALRAPTRSLAYTVAQIPCISMAVQILMAVAAYA; this is encoded by the exons atGCCAGTCATGATAAGGAATGAagttttctcctgttttgttttctatggCGTGCTTCTGGTGATAAAAATGTACGTTATAGCTATAGTAACGGGGCAAGTGAGGCTGCGCAAAAAG GCTTTTGCCAACCCCGAGGACGCGCTGAGACACGGAGGTTTACAGTTTCACAGAGAAGATCCATATGTGGAGAGATGCCGGAG AGCTCATATTAACGACATGGAGAACATCCTCCCCTTCCTCTTCGTGGGTGCCATCTACTCCCTGACTGGCCCCTCACTGACTGTGGCCCGCCTCCACTTCCTGGTCTTCTTCTTGGGTCGTGTCCTGCACAGCATCGCCTACCTGTTCGCCCTGCGTGCGCCGACCCGCTCTCTGGCCTACACCGTTGCACAGATACCTTGCATCTCGATGGCTGTGCAGATCCTCATGGCAGTCGCAGCGTATGCCTGA